Proteins co-encoded in one Nitrososphaerota archaeon genomic window:
- a CDS encoding NAD(P)H-hydrate dehydratase has translation MKSEVFIIDEKFVKEVIKPRRKDSHKGDNGIVAIIGGSWLYHGAPYLSALAALRSGVDLVYLAVPKQISIAIRALNPNLIVIPLPDAKLTTGCVNKLLKWLPEINSAVIGPGISKQKTDGIKELVKELIFRKVSLVLDAEALQQDVIEILKGKKIVITPHAGEFKRLFKIELNSNIENRIENVKSKAKEYNFTILLKGAVDIISNGEKTAINKTGSPAMTVGGTGDVLSGLLAGILSHDVDTFDAAAAAAYINGLAGEKAAEKYGLHILATDVIDEIPTVMKKFDKII, from the coding sequence ATGAAAAGCGAAGTATTTATTATAGATGAAAAATTTGTTAAAGAAGTTATAAAGCCTAGAAGAAAAGATTCTCATAAAGGAGATAATGGAATAGTAGCTATTATTGGAGGAAGCTGGTTGTACCATGGAGCGCCTTATCTTTCAGCTTTAGCTGCTTTAAGAAGTGGAGTTGATTTAGTTTATTTAGCAGTTCCAAAACAAATATCAATTGCAATAAGAGCATTAAATCCAAATTTAATAGTAATTCCATTACCAGATGCAAAATTAACTACAGGATGTGTAAATAAACTTCTTAAATGGCTTCCAGAAATTAATTCAGCTGTTATTGGTCCTGGAATTTCAAAACAAAAAACAGATGGAATTAAAGAATTAGTTAAAGAATTGATTTTTAGAAAAGTTAGCTTAGTTTTAGATGCAGAAGCTCTTCAACAAGATGTAATTGAAATTCTTAAAGGTAAAAAAATTGTAATAACTCCTCATGCAGGAGAATTTAAAAGATTATTTAAAATAGAATTGAATTCAAATATTGAAAATAGAATTGAAAATGTAAAATCTAAAGCTAAAGAATATAATTTTACAATACTTCTTAAAGGTGCAGTGGATATTATTTCCAATGGTGAAAAAACAGCTATAAATAAAACAGGCTCTCCTGCTATGACTGTTGGTGGGACAGGGGATGTATTATCAGGATTATTAGCAGGTATTTTAAGTCATGACGTAGATACTTTTGATGCAGCAGCTGCAGCTGCATATATTAACGGATTAGCTGGAGAAAAAGCTGCTGAAAAATATGGATTGCATATTCTTGCAACAGATGTTATAGACGAAATTCCTACTGTAATGAAGAAATTTGATAAAATAATTTAA